The following DNA comes from candidate division WOR-3 bacterium.
GTGCCCATACTCTTGTTGGCGACCATACGTTATTCTCTGCATATCTCAGGTGAATCTGGTAAGGCGAGTAGCAGAGTGAATCATAGCATTCCCAGATGACATAGATGCGATTATCCGGCGCGAATATGCTGATACTTGGATGATCATACGTAGCCAGGGATGATCCATAGCCGCTGATACAAACCGTATCACCGAGTATGCCGTTGGCTATGGTCCGGTAGTATATCTGATTTCGTCCATCACAGTGTTCCACCCATGTAATGTGTTTTACGTTGTTTGAATCGACAACAAGGTCTGGTAGGGATGATTGTTCAGGCGATCCGCTGACATTGACAGGAGGGCTCCAGTCATCAAGGCAGTCATAGTAGATGTCGTTATCAGAAGACTGCCATGCAACATGACGAAACCCAGAAGGACAGATATCGAGCGCAGGGAATTCCCCGGCACAGACTGGGAAGGGCGCTGCCCAGGAAATACCCTCGTCCGATGTGGAAACGAAGTATATGCTGTCCGAAGACTGAAAAACGACGTAGATAGTGTCATTCTGATATTCCTCATACTTGGTCGCGATCTTGTGACTGTTATTATATGCGGTCGCAAGGGGTGTATTGCTGCTCGCGACAAAGTATATGTCCTGGGCGCACAAATTGGCAGAAACGAAGATCAGAAGAACTGGAAAATACTTTCCAAGACCATGAAAGATATACATAGTGTACCTCCAAATCATTATAGGAAGTATTTCTGTGCATGTCAATGGGTGCTCATCATTTTAGCAATTGACAAAATGACGAAATGATGTACTCTTGATTATGGCAAAGAAGTTAATACCAGAGAACAGATATCGCGCGTCAAGGATATGCCGGGCATTGGGTAATCCTACGGCTTATGAGGTTTTGACATTGATGCGGGATCAAAAGAGGACCCCGGAGGAGTTGGCTGTCCTCCTGGGTGTCAGTATATCAAACATATCTCAGGTCCTGCGGGTTCTCCGAAATCTTGACCTGGTTAGGTATGAGGTTAAATGGCGCAGCCATCTCTACTGGATAAAGACGAACCGGGTTACCAAGGTAATGGATGTCCTTGAGCGTTTGGTGGACGTGATCGAACATCAGAGCTAGTATCGTTTTATCATTTTAGCAATTGACGAAACGATAAAGCTGTGGGCCGGGGTCTTATGGTTAGTCGCATGTCTCACGGTTGGCGAGTGTTGATGGAATCTTGGATTCTGATTCCGTTTTCGCCCGCGGATCGGTAAAGCATGGTGCGGCAGTTGTGTATACAGGAACACGTATGGTATTGGCTGCCGCCATTGACATTTCACGGTATTTGTGTACAATTATGTGCATAGGCAAAGTAGTTACTCAAACAAAAGGAGGCTATATGCACATGAAAAAGTATGTGTTGATTCTCACCATTGCATCGCTCGCGTTTGCAATGCCCAACTATGAAGGTACGATGGGGCTTTTCCGCACGATTTCGGCGGACAACGGCTCGGCCGGTACTTTCGGATTTGGCTTCTATCTGAGAGGTTTCAAAGAAGACCGAACCGCTACAAGCCCAAATGATGGATTGTTGCCCGGTCTGGTTGGGATGGACGCCACCTATGGCGGAGGTGACTTTGGTTTCAGCATTGGTTACGCTCCAACCGATTGGTTTTCGTTCAATATTGCCAGCGTCTATTATGCTGAAGGTATCGATTACAAAGATACCGATACCAATCGTGCCAGCGTGGGCTTTGGTGATACAAAAGTAGGACTGAAATTCAATTTCGGAAAGGAAACTATCAAATACGGTCTATACGGTTTTGTTTCAA
Coding sequences within:
- a CDS encoding helix-turn-helix domain-containing protein; this translates as MAKKLIPENRYRASRICRALGNPTAYEVLTLMRDQKRTPEELAVLLGVSISNISQVLRVLRNLDLVRYEVKWRSHLYWIKTNRVTKVMDVLERLVDVIEHQS